The Vulpes vulpes isolate BD-2025 chromosome 8, VulVul3, whole genome shotgun sequence genome has a window encoding:
- the LOC112920980 gene encoding olfactory receptor 8S1-like — MAWRNHSTITEFILIGLSDDPYIEALFFVLFLGIYLLTVMGNLMLLLVIRADSRLHTPMYFFLSNLSFMDLCFSSVTVPKLLKDLLSQKKTISVEGCLTQVFFVFFSSGTEACLLSVMAYDRYAAICHPLLYGQVMSTQFCVKLVLISWGLACLNAFVIVLLAINLDFCEAQIIHHYTCELPALFPLSCSDISITTDILLSSSLLHGLGTFLPIFFSYARIISTILSISSTSGRSKTFSTCSSHLIAVTLFFGSGFLCYLMPPSGSSLDFLISLQYSAVTPLLNPLIYSLKNKEVKAAVRRTLGKYL; from the coding sequence ATGGCCTGGAGGAACCACAGCACCATCACAGAGTTCATTCTCATTGGGCTGTCCGACGACCCCTATATCGAAGCTCtgttctttgttctcttcctgGGGATCTACCTCCTGACAGTgatggggaacctgatgctgctgctggtgatCAGGGCTGATTCCCGCCTCCACactcccatgtacttcttcctgagTAACCTGTCCTTCATGgacctctgcttctcttctgtcaCTGTGCCCAAACTACTGAAGGACCTTCTGTCTCAGAAGAAAACCATCTCAGTGGAGGGCTGCCTCACACAGgtgttctttgtgtttttctcttcagGGACTGAAGCTTGTCTGCTCTcagtgatggcctatgaccgctatgctGCCATCTGCCACCCACTGCTCTATGGCCAGGTGATGAGCACCCAGTTCTGTGTGAAGCTGGTGTTGATCTCATGGGGTCTGGCCTGTCTCAATGCATTTGTCATTGTGCTCTTGGCTATTAACCTGGACTTCTGTGAGGCCCAAATCATACACCACTACACCTGTGAGCTGCCTgcccttttccctctgtcttgtTCTGATATCTCCATCACTACCGATATCCTGCTGTCCTCCAGTTTGTTGCATGGGCTTGGGACCTTCCTCCCAATCTTCTTCTCCTATGCTCGCATCATCTCCACCATCCTGAGCATCAGCTCCACCTCAGGCAGAAGCAAGAccttctccacctgctcctcccacctcatTGCAGTGACCTtgttctttggctcaggttttctTTGTTATCTCATGCCTCCCTCAGGTTCCTCCCTGGATTTTCTCATCTCCTTGCAGTACAGTGCAGTCACACCCTTGCTGAATCCCCTCATCTACAGCCTAAAGAATAAAGAGGTGAAGGCGGCTGTGAGAAGGACACTGGGGAAATATCTCTAA